One genomic segment of Myotis daubentonii chromosome 14, mMyoDau2.1, whole genome shotgun sequence includes these proteins:
- the LOC132215108 gene encoding putative MAGE domain-containing protein MAGEA13P: MPHSWNNESCNLKEDLQAPREAQGLVGLQVPIAEEEEATSTNTSFSSLSPLTPGTRGFACSTPPPLPTVTLSSHQEEDPCTLQTPPNPESLFTEVLKNKMYDLVRYLIIKYATKEPITKAEMLESVIREHKDHFPVIFKTACECMEMVFGIEVKDVDPPSHSYVLITLLGLTYDGMLSDAQGTPKAGLLVLILGIIFMHRNRASEERIWEVLNMIGLHAGKNNFLYGEPRKLITEDLVQEKYLEYQQVPNSDPPHDEFLWGPRAHAETTKMKVLKFFTRVTGNDPTALPHLYEDALRDEREKAQAEVSSDDTIATDDKSSSVLSSSFSCPEGSLKHTILHSPFEHSSQSSK; the protein is encoded by the exons ATGCCTCACAGTTGGAATAATGAGAGCTGCAACCTTAAGGAAGACCTTCAGGCCCCAAGAGAGGCACAGGGCCTGGTAGGTTTACAGGTTCCCATCGCTGAAGAGGAAGAAGCCACCAGTACCAACACctcattctcctctctctctcctttgaccCCTGGCACTCGAGGATTTGCCTGC TCTACTCCTCCTCCACTGCCAACAGTCACTCTATCAAGCCACCAAGAAGAGGATCCATGTACCTTGCAGACTCCACCAAATCCTGAGTCCTTGTTCACTGAAGTGCTAAAAAATAAGATGTATGACTTGGTGCGGTACCTGATTATCAAGTATGCTACAAAGGAGCCCATCACAAAGGCAGAAATGCTAGAGAGTGTCATCAGAGAGCACAAGGATCACTTCCCTGTGATCTTCAAGACAGCCTGTGAGTGCATGGAGATGGTCTTTGGCATTGAAGTGAAGGACGTGGacccccccagccattcctacGTGCTCATTACATTACTAGGCCTCACCTATGATGGGATGCTGAGTGATGCCCAGGGCACGCCCAAGGCTGGCCTCCTGGTACTAATCTTGGGCATAATCTTCATGCACAGAAACCGTGCCTCAGAAGAGAGAATCTGGGAAGTGCTGAATATGATTGGGTTGCATGCTGGGAAGAATAATTTCCTCTATGGGGAGCCCAGGAAGCTCATCACTGAAGATCTCGTGCAGGAGAAGTACTTGGAATACCAGCAGGTGCCCAATAGTGATCCTCCACACGATGAGTTCCTGTGGGGTCCAAGAGCCCATGCTGAAACCACCAAGATGAAAGTCCTGAAATTTTTCACTAGGGTCACTGGGAATGACCCCACTGCTCTCCCACACTTGTATGAGGATGCactgagagatgagagagagaaagcccaGGCTGAAGTTTCCTCGGATGATACTATTGCCACAGACGATAAAAGTTCAAGTGTCCTGTCCAGCAGCTTCTCCTGCCCTGAGGGAAGTTTGAAGCATACCATTCTTCACTCTCCATTTGAACACAGCAGCCAAAGTTCTAAGTAG